From Cotesia glomerata isolate CgM1 linkage group LG3, MPM_Cglom_v2.3, whole genome shotgun sequence:
TTTGATTGGTTTATTTTCACTAACTGTTTGATCCTTTGACGTTTTTGGCTCATCAATTGAACATTCTACTGTACTACTTTTAGTTGTACTAATATCTGATTCTTTTTTCTGATCTGTTGGACACCAATCAATTCCTTCAGTTGGTCGAGATTCATTTAATGAATCagatttaattactttacaaCTTTCATTATCCACTTCAATTTCTTTGTTACGCCGTGACTTTTTCATTCTAGCAATTGGTATTTCTGGACATGGTTCCAAAATTTTACATTCAGGTATTGTAATACCACTTGCTACTTCCATCTCAGCTTTTTGCATAGCATCTATATCAATAATCTCAATAAGTTTTGATGCTGATGTTTTTTGTACAGTTGAATTTGAACTCTTACTCGTTCTAACTCGTGTCTTCTTCGGTAAGCTCTGAGACGCTGTTGGTTCTATTGATCGATCAGCAGGTTCTACACATCGATcaatttcttcagctaaatCTTTTTCAGGACTTTTACTCTTGTCCCAATTTTCTGCATGATCGTGTGGTTTCACAATAACAGTAACATCGGCTTCCGTTATTTCACTATCAATCACAACGACATCTTTACGTTTTCTTGAAGTTCTAGATTTTATCGAGGCTTTACTTATTTCATCATTTGTTGccgatttttttcttgatttatttACAGGCGATTTTAAACACAGCGGTGGTGATAATTCTAATGGTATTACTGGTGACGGTGATTTATTGAGTTCGGTGAATTCTGAGTGTGCGACATGTTCAAGTTCATCATCTGACGACGTCCCAATTTTACCAGTCGACAGTGGATAAATATCTGGCAAGTTAACGTCGTCGCTTTGTTCAACGATTAACGTTTTTGCTTTTTCGTATAATTCAGTTAGCTCTGAAGTATTAATATGTTCAAGATCATCGTCTGAAATAGTACTTTTGCTACTTTTTCTTTGTCGCAACGGTGATGATTCTATTTCATCAATCGTAGTTTTACTTCGATCGCAATCcattttatcatcatcaattttcaaaatatcttcACTATTATGAATATGCTCAATATCATCTTCATATTGATTGAGATACATTGCATCTTTCATACGAAAAACATTAGCTTCGACGATATGATAATCAATGCAATGAAAATCATCAAGTGGTGGTGGTAAATCAGATGGTAACGATGCAATATCACATGCAATTGCAGTAGCAACTGTAGCTTCCATCGGTTCTAATATTTCTCTACAAGCCTCGACAGTATTAATtcgttcattaaaaatatcaggTGCTCTTAATTCAACAAACGAATCAATGGTTTCAATTGATTTACTCTCTACTACCATAACTTCAGGTTCATCGGCAACAACAACTACATTTTTAACACTGTCTTTTTGATTACGCTCTATTTTAAACTCATCATCATTCTGTTTTTTCTTAACATCTGTTGTTATTTTGCTATCaggtgaaatatttttttctactggttcagttattttagttttaatagGAACACTAGTATCTTCAATAAGAATACTGTCTTCATGTTCacgaattaaatatttaggtCGTTCTTTATTTACAGTTGACGTGCGTTTATTGACCGGTAAATTAGTGGCAGTATTTTTACTAGATTTTTTAGGAGTATGTTCAGATTCTTCAATATTAAatgaatcatttttatttttaacagatTTACTTTCTAATTTATcatatgataatttattttcagctAAAACAACATTTTGTTCATCATAATTAACAATGTATTTAGCCGCAGCAAAATTATGTTGAATTTGAGATTcttcacatttatttaaacgACTAGACCAAGAGCTTTCTCGAGCTTGAGTCATAGGACTATTTGGAATCTCACCTTGTTCAGCACAGAGACTCAAACTGGTCGGTATATCACGAAATGCTCCTTCACGCTCGAAATCTATAGCATTATCAGCAGCATTCATAGTGGCAGCCTCAACACAAAGTGTTTTTTGTTCTTGGACATCCCGGATATTTTCGTCTGGTACACCATCGATAGCTGGTTCACTAGCCGCACGCATTTCAGCGCATATTTCTGTAATATTACGAAGTGAACTGCCCTCAGATTGAAAATCTCCGAGAGAAGCGGGTCCCTCCTCAGCGCATAAGCTCTTAGGAGCATCTGGAACACAATCTTCTTCATCATCAAACTCCTCTCTCGAACTCGCGTCTTCCTCGTCGGCCAAGATAGTTATTACGGTGCCCAGAGGGTTGACGACTTTAGTAACCGGTTGTCCCACCCTCTCAACTACCAATCGCCTCCCTAATAACAGAAAAAGCCGTTGGCAGGTATCAATAACGAAATACGCCCTCCGttctttttaaatcaaatcaaattattctatttattttatttttaattgtttttttatcattcaaaaaataagataaagtactgaatttttgagaaatttttcaagatgAAATGTTATTTATTCAAGTGTTGTCAGTAATGAAGggattcaattaaataaactaattttatatattttgtgaaataagtATGCAACAAATCGTATATTCTATAAGCAACCTCataattattagataattttataagactaaaaatcaatttaacaacGCTTGAAATGTTGTTTTATTTACTGTTATTACTCTTAGCACATTTTATTGAGTTTCaaattgttataataaatgaaaattttagcgaaaaaaatatgatacaAAAGTacattctgaaaaaaaaaaaaaaaaaaaataagaaataaaaatttcttaatattgTCAAtgaatttcctaaaaaaatgaataatctagcatttaatttaaaaacttttaggacaataagaaaaaatttttaactaaaaaacgTGCATTTgtattcatcaatttttaaataaacttataaaaaataaacatgaatattgtaacaataatattttctttgtaTTTCTAATGGGATAAACCTATTTAttaaccaaaaattaatttcactcAATGAACTTAGAGCAATGTTAAATTATATGGGAACAGCACAAtaggataaaataaaataaatgaacggTAATTTAATTCAtggtaaaaaatcaatttcttttttcttaagTATTGCTAAACCaagattaaatattaaaacaacttaatacaaaaataaaaataaaaaaatacatgtataaattaattaaaaaatttaccataCAAAAAAACAAGTGATTGTGATTACAGACACATTGTTGTGATAAAGTGAAACTTATTATATTCTATTATCTTGGTTTAATAATtctcataaaataaaaatatttacaataaaacaaATCTATCAAGTTAGTGATGAAAGTATCGAAACATTATGATAATAGGAAACAATTTTAATGAAGATACCTGCCTCTGGCCAGTTCTGCCCGTTTTCAAACTTTGTGTTTTgcgtaatatttaatttttcgttGTATGCAAGAAGCTTTAAGCTTCCTCAGCATATTATTAATACCGAAAACTCgtactttaattattattgatcgctaatgttataaaaattcaaaattcttaataaattgaCAATAAACCATAATCAGTTTACAAAACTATCACTCCGCATTAAActaattcttataaataaaacttttaaatatacGTTTAAAAATAGGatactgcaaaaaaaattaattaagaaaagtaaaggaaaaaaaaacattgaattaatgaaaattaatcagaTTGCTCGAAgatattcattattaaatttggtTCGATTTTTTACAACAATATCATAcgatacttttaaaatatattattcaaactataattttaatattcactGATATTAAGAGAATTAAtcattcataattaaattaattattttatcaacgaaaaaattcagataaatctttataatatcaataatctGTTAATCAAGTTATAAgttttagatattttaattaatagtaagTTTGCATTAAAgaactttattattttgcaattattatattaataaacataagaaccaaattttaatgaaatgataATCgtataatcataaaattttcattaattaattatttttattaatttccaatttttattttattttaaataagttaGAAATTAAAgtcattactattatttatctttaatcgTGAATTgaacaatgaaaatatttcaaaGGACTCTTAGAAATTTGTATGTAATGTAATCAGTAAACATTTTAATAGTTtgcatatttaaatttttgttaaaatgaaattaatcaaCATTGCTTGGTAATTATCAACATGCAGATTCTTCATGactttgaaaaagaaaaaaaatgtagtaATGactgattttatattaatagttaaccacattgcaaaatttatgttacCTGCATAATGTTATTAATACTGAGGTTATTGTCAGGATaatgcaaatatttttttttaatttcaatcaagTACGAAAATTCAACAAACAAGTGATAACTGATAATAATCATACCTGGTGCACGATGAGCAGCTGCTGATGTCTCAAGCATCGCCTCTGCAAGATCCTCACGAAGTTGATTTTCTCCATTGCCTATGCCAACACCATCATTTTCTACTGAATTCTCAAAGGTTTCAGTCAATCTCGGTGACTGTTCATAACTGCCTAAAAGATTAGTTAcaacttaaattattaatatatttaattaattaatgattattgattaattttattgaaaactcACTTCCTGAGCCATCAATAACAACAGGCACTAAAGGTCGAGATGCAGCATGAGGCATATTAACAGGATTTGATCGTGCTGGCCGAGATCCTCCAATTATTCCGATTTCTACGGCTTCGGATTCTGCCACATTAAtcctagaaaaattttttattaataa
This genomic window contains:
- the LOC123261814 gene encoding uncharacterized protein LOC123261814 isoform X1, whose protein sequence is MSADSPRRGLHRGIQVVSPQPISDRSIIDSVAGIINDIVPQAYTGSPNSDNKESITWARFEYADVNDPSFFPDYVEGSSTPPLLLVLGYTTGVQVWLIAASGEATEVLSWRQSVVRILRILPDPKIVEDHADLYEKKRPIIAICDSAGPGPQFCSVNFISLRTGEQLKSIKFKNSVCDVLANKRSIVVTFSEKIAVFDARTFEDILTVTTCYPCPGLNPNPVALGTRWFAYSEKKLIPARRSSGGSEGEGVQSYTATVLYAAKSLGKGLRGLGETVASSLTGNSVTPMIINNSGSDITQPGVVTILDLHAIKEEKELDDPAIETVVAHFTAHSDAIVAMTFDLTGAILMTADRRGHDFHVFRIQPHPGGPTLAAVHHLYVLHRGDTTAKVQDMVFSSDTRWAAVSTVRGTTHVFPVAPYGGPVGMRTHSTPHVVNRLSRFHKSAGLTDDGTRSHSPVSHTELQPSVYPYSNPRLPPYPHPTILHPLAQIRQPSTLNHTNNQSQPSRPQQRQRLHSDDNGTLPLKICACFAPSRAWIYTQRESTNKVSKRAIDSLFIMACHGNMIQYDLEPKPATGVPKEKVCDDTTIELEVEAKGQWPLLRMPNSFEILPPLSSMSPLFCYSGSPRSVQSLDSAEDRWLSQVEIVTHAGPHRRLWMGPQFVFKTYNTSSGINVAESEAVEIGIIGGSRPARSNPVNMPHAASRPLVPVVIDGSGSSYEQSPRLTETFENSVENDGVGIGNGENQLREDLAEAMLETSAAAHRAPGRRLVVERVGQPVTKVVNPLGTVITILADEEDASSREEFDDEEDCVPDAPKSLCAEEGPASLGDFQSEGSSLRNITEICAEMRAASEPAIDGVPDENIRDVQEQKTLCVEAATMNAADNAIDFEREGAFRDIPTSLSLCAEQGEIPNSPMTQARESSWSSRLNKCEESQIQHNFAAAKYIVNYDEQNVVLAENKLSYDKLESKSVKNKNDSFNIEESEHTPKKSSKNTATNLPVNKRTSTVNKERPKYLIREHEDSILIEDTSVPIKTKITEPVEKNISPDSKITTDVKKKQNDDEFKIERNQKDSVKNVVVVADEPEVMVVESKSIETIDSFVELRAPDIFNERINTVEACREILEPMEATVATAIACDIASLPSDLPPPLDDFHCIDYHIVEANVFRMKDAMYLNQYEDDIEHIHNSEDILKIDDDKMDCDRSKTTIDEIESSPLRQRKSSKSTISDDDLEHINTSELTELYEKAKTLIVEQSDDVNLPDIYPLSTGKIGTSSDDELEHVAHSEFTELNKSPSPVIPLELSPPLCLKSPVNKSRKKSATNDEISKASIKSRTSRKRKDVVVIDSEITEADVTVIVKPHDHAENWDKSKSPEKDLAEEIDRCVEPADRSIEPTASQSLPKKTRVRTSKSSNSTVQKTSASKLIEIIDIDAMQKAEMEVASGITIPECKILEPCPEIPIARMKKSRRNKEIEVDNESCKVIKSDSLNESRPTEGIDWCPTDQKKESDISTTKSSTVECSIDEPKTSKDQTVSENKPIKKRGKKSISGSERVSSTNCQFSLNSGTCEPYKCNSTEDPSILISTSSSMEVTPCIKDTEKCIEETVDVAIPEDVQITVELKTNDENLPSNSSGDLLEQQQHQQKQNDSNDEIAPERSSSSDDLNANVVPMDTEEDSGVKEVVDKPNSTTASPSWSTVGKKNNRSKKKKRR
- the LOC123261814 gene encoding uncharacterized protein LOC123261814 isoform X2, with the protein product MSADSPRRGLHRGIQVVSPQPISDRSIIDSVAGIINDIVPQAYTGSPNSDNKESITWARFEYADVNDPSFFPDYVEGSSTPPLLLVLGYTTGVQVWLIAASGEATEVLSWRQSVVRILRILPDPKIVEDHADLYEKKRPIIAICDSAGPGPQFCSVNFISLRTGEQLKSIKFKNSVCDVLANKRSIVVTFSEKIAVFDARTFEDILTVTTCYPCPGLNPNPVALGTRWFAYSEKKLIPARRSSGGSEGEGVQSYTATVLYAAKSLGKGLRGLGETVASSLTGNSVTPMIINNSGSDITQPGVVTILDLHAIKEEKELDDPAIETVVAHFTAHSDAIVAMTFDLTGAILMTADRRGHDFHVFRIQPHPGGPTLAAVHHLYVLHRGDTTAKVQDMVFSSDTRWAAVSTVRGTTHVFPVAPYGGPVGMRTHSTPHVVNRLSRFHKSAGLTDDGTRSHSPVSHTELQPSVYPYSNPRLPPYPHPTILHPLAQIRQPSTLNHTNNQSQPRPQQRQRLHSDDNGTLPLKICACFAPSRAWIYTQRESTNKVSKRAIDSLFIMACHGNMIQYDLEPKPATGVPKEKVCDDTTIELEVEAKGQWPLLRMPNSFEILPPLSSMSPLFCYSGSPRSVQSLDSAEDRWLSQVEIVTHAGPHRRLWMGPQFVFKTYNTSSGINVAESEAVEIGIIGGSRPARSNPVNMPHAASRPLVPVVIDGSGSSYEQSPRLTETFENSVENDGVGIGNGENQLREDLAEAMLETSAAAHRAPGRRLVVERVGQPVTKVVNPLGTVITILADEEDASSREEFDDEEDCVPDAPKSLCAEEGPASLGDFQSEGSSLRNITEICAEMRAASEPAIDGVPDENIRDVQEQKTLCVEAATMNAADNAIDFEREGAFRDIPTSLSLCAEQGEIPNSPMTQARESSWSSRLNKCEESQIQHNFAAAKYIVNYDEQNVVLAENKLSYDKLESKSVKNKNDSFNIEESEHTPKKSSKNTATNLPVNKRTSTVNKERPKYLIREHEDSILIEDTSVPIKTKITEPVEKNISPDSKITTDVKKKQNDDEFKIERNQKDSVKNVVVVADEPEVMVVESKSIETIDSFVELRAPDIFNERINTVEACREILEPMEATVATAIACDIASLPSDLPPPLDDFHCIDYHIVEANVFRMKDAMYLNQYEDDIEHIHNSEDILKIDDDKMDCDRSKTTIDEIESSPLRQRKSSKSTISDDDLEHINTSELTELYEKAKTLIVEQSDDVNLPDIYPLSTGKIGTSSDDELEHVAHSEFTELNKSPSPVIPLELSPPLCLKSPVNKSRKKSATNDEISKASIKSRTSRKRKDVVVIDSEITEADVTVIVKPHDHAENWDKSKSPEKDLAEEIDRCVEPADRSIEPTASQSLPKKTRVRTSKSSNSTVQKTSASKLIEIIDIDAMQKAEMEVASGITIPECKILEPCPEIPIARMKKSRRNKEIEVDNESCKVIKSDSLNESRPTEGIDWCPTDQKKESDISTTKSSTVECSIDEPKTSKDQTVSENKPIKKRGKKSISGSERVSSTNCQFSLNSGTCEPYKCNSTEDPSILISTSSSMEVTPCIKDTEKCIEETVDVAIPEDVQITVELKTNDENLPSNSSGDLLEQQQHQQKQNDSNDEIAPERSSSSDDLNANVVPMDTEEDSGVKEVVDKPNSTTASPSWSTVGKKNNRSKKKKRR